From a single Streptosporangiales bacterium genomic region:
- a CDS encoding alcohol dehydrogenase catalytic domain-containing protein, whose product MMLALELYRSLPRYVASKVVTRRLSAVSAGPLTPLRLVTKDEPRVPKSDGWARVRPRLSGICGSDLGALYGSTSLYFSALVSMPFVPGHEIVGDLQDSCGDLPAGTRVVIDPVLTCAARGVEACDSCAQGNTNRCDRVTVGHVSPGLQTGYCADTGGGWGAQLVAHRSQLHPVPDTIEDRRAVLVEPLSCAVHTALRANVPDGGSVLVVGSGAVGLLTTLALRELTNVGTLTVVAKHPLQRALAKRFGATDVLAPSDVIGGVRRATRALRLDPEHDAPYLLGGVDVAIDAAGSAESLRTALRTVRAGGRVVLSAMPPAGADLSPVWFRELEVVGTYASARSEPVDCGRAGAFDLAMRLAAAAPLDGLVGDTYPLHRWREALDHASSAGRLGTVKVAFDLRSRS is encoded by the coding sequence ATGATGCTCGCCCTCGAGCTGTACCGCTCGCTGCCGAGATACGTCGCCAGCAAGGTCGTCACGCGCCGGCTGTCCGCGGTCTCGGCCGGCCCGCTCACCCCGCTGCGGCTCGTCACCAAGGACGAGCCGCGGGTGCCCAAGAGCGACGGTTGGGCGCGCGTACGCCCGCGGCTGTCCGGCATCTGCGGCTCCGACCTCGGTGCGCTCTACGGCTCGACGAGCCTGTACTTCTCCGCGCTGGTGTCGATGCCGTTCGTCCCCGGTCACGAGATCGTGGGCGACCTGCAGGACTCCTGCGGCGACCTGCCGGCCGGCACCCGGGTCGTCATCGACCCGGTGCTGACCTGCGCCGCGCGCGGCGTCGAGGCGTGCGACTCCTGCGCGCAGGGCAACACCAACCGCTGCGACCGGGTCACCGTCGGACACGTGTCGCCCGGTCTGCAGACCGGCTACTGCGCCGACACCGGCGGCGGCTGGGGTGCCCAGCTCGTCGCGCACCGGTCGCAGCTCCATCCGGTGCCCGACACCATCGAGGACCGCAGGGCCGTGCTCGTCGAGCCGCTCTCCTGCGCGGTCCACACGGCGTTGCGCGCCAACGTCCCCGACGGCGGTTCGGTGCTGGTGGTGGGCTCGGGTGCCGTCGGCCTGCTGACCACGCTGGCCCTGCGCGAGCTCACCAACGTCGGCACGCTCACCGTGGTCGCCAAGCACCCGCTGCAGCGCGCGCTCGCGAAGCGGTTCGGCGCGACCGACGTCCTCGCGCCGAGCGACGTGATCGGCGGGGTGCGCCGGGCGACCCGCGCGCTGCGTCTCGATCCCGAGCACGACGCGCCGTACCTCCTCGGCGGCGTCGACGTCGCGATCGACGCCGCGGGCTCGGCCGAGTCGCTGCGCACCGCGCTGCGCACCGTCCGTGCCGGGGGCCGCGTGGTGCTGTCCGCGATGCCGCCGGCCGGCGCCGACCTCTCGCCCGTGTGGTTCCGCGAGCTCGAGGTCGTGGGCACGTACGCCAGTGCCAGGTCCGAGCCCGTCGACTGCGGCCGCGCGGGAGCGTTCGACCTCGCGATGCGCCTCGCCGCCGCCGCGCCGCTCGACGGGCTCGTCGGCGACACCTACCCGCTGCACAGGTGGCGGGAGGCGCTCGACCATGCGTCGTCCGCCGGCCGGCTCGGTACGGTGAAGGTCGCCTTCGACCTCAGGAGCAGGTCATGA